aggccggatagggtcctagaacaggggaatgacaaatctatctatctattatagcgtatatcgTCTTTAgacgaggccaaactgaccttagctgtctaggctacgaaactcgacgcgataattacgaatcgacttactataaaggtatacgacgcgtctcgaactatactagggtatcgattgaatagacgacctcctcggggtgactacgagcctaattcgaagaagcttatagagctagaagagagggtgatacttgagtatatactcgagctagatcttagaggtttcccgctattaaaggctagtatacgagtaatagccgattcattactataagagaagggtcttaagcccgctagtcttaattagatagacaggTTCATTAGGTAGTATtgtgagctaaaggtttgtataacacgtagatacgatcgttagtaagccctaatagaagatctagacgttatcgagaagtagttcttatacgtaatataaaggagaagtatagtatccttaactaggacacctaaAACTTCGACaagatagggtttataataggtattattacgtcttagagcgtcgttacaggtttagaaaggcgtagtagaaagaggaaggtcgttcaatagggtaatagagagggagtagagagatagcgtcttagatagctcttatacgaagtaagattagtaagctacgtaagtctaataaggcccttatatagcggaaagtacgaaagcgcaagtatattcagtctagagggtctctaaccttcgataaggcgtcgtaattaatacctctagaggatactaggaggtagaaagtaagtagagagtcgctagatagtattcggctagtactaaggctacgacgctataagcgatatagtaagtcggggtataacgtacgtacctattaaatagacttactagatagcgaagaatctgaagaggaattgtcctcctagtaacgattctataggatgtcgtcgtattaagataccgtcgtaatgaaagtagaagtagtatagttcttagtaaaagtagcccgcttagtagtataccccgcttagtagtataccccgcttagtagtaaagcacgtaATTAATATTTACTATAAACGCGCCCTTTAGTAATCCGAGTAGGCTTAATAGTAGGTAGCTTACGATTAGGATTGTTTCTTATTAGCTATAATATAAAgtactagtaagctaggaatACTAGTAAACTAGGAATTTCGTCTTAGTACGACTTACTTCTTAATTATCGTACTATGTCTTAATAACATAATATATAATCGTCTAATAAAGAAGGCAGAATTACTCTTACCCTCTCTACCTATCGTTAGGGCTAGTTTCCGAGTCTCCTACgcgtagctatagtatattACGTACCTTATTCGACGCTAACTAGCCGGTACTACGGAATTACTCCTCGCGTCGATACTCGCCctatctagtataaactTACGTTAACCGAAGAATAGACGATTGTTCGATAGATCCTCGACCTCGATTTGCGAGGATTTACGCCTACCCTTAGCGAGGTAGTAGATATAGTAGACAAGCTAGTCGGTAAACGCGACGCGGATCCGGTAGGTAAGAACTAGGTAGAGAGATTCGTTTCGTACTCTACCGAGCTTCAAACGGCCTTTAACTAAGCAAAGGACCGTTAGAGAATACTCTAGGAAGATCTAGAAGTTATAAGCGCCTAATTTAGGCTTATATAAGAGACGATTActaagtatagtatatataacaaGGATATCTATAACTTCGATAAGACGGGCTTTTAGATAggcgtaattagctctataaAAGTCGTTACTAGCTCAGAGCGACGCTCTCGCCCTACGGCTACTTAGCCTAGTAATAGAGAGTAGGTTATAGTTATTTAGAGTATCTATACCGCTAGCTCCTCGAGCCTGCCCTTTATAATCTATAAAGGGCGCGTCTATATTTTAGTATAGTACGAAGaggtagatataccgcgGAATTAGAAGCTTACGGTCTCCGAGAATAGATAGATAAACAACGTGCTTAGCCTCGAGTAGTGAAAGTACTTTAACGCGTATATAGAGGCGCGTtctataggtagctataggtTGCTCATTTTAGACGGCTATAAGAGCTATTTAAACTAGGGTTTTaaggactactatctagactataagatccTTACGCTCTATATACCGGCGTATTCgttatatatcctatagcctcttaatatagatagatagatatttcattaagctgttatagtgccctttggcctatatagctatactatcttgttttcgtatatatagaggggaaaccgtattagtgaaaacccctcctccttcccgcctgtcttttccccCTAGTtatcgtcttaaatttcacttattaggggtacgctagtattataggcctgccctaatgactaccctatctataacccccctagcttccgcctcttgtctatctactcctccgtctcgctagcgaggctaaactactagaggtatccctactatagtatctaccgagagattcggcgaatgttacctttgtccctaataattgacttatagtctctccttcccgcttagtacctctaatttcccctgcctctcgcctactacgggtatcgtagtagtatatgttctaggttttacgataggtagctatactagtaggctaggatatagatgtctagtacgcgtctcctaaataggtaggcccttaatctaatatattcggacctaatttagattgctatacttgctttggtccctattagctattaggtccctatatagctagtaattgtgtctctagaaggctcggagtgctatcgggcctattgtcttagggggcttccttttctagtcctactcctataggtagcttactatctattccgctaggctttaggtcttagccttactcccgccggcctagcgagtcctacgctcctcctcttttcgtgctagccattcggtacttgtctatacggccgtaaaggtagtaaggtcatcctctttttagcttatcctatatccggcccctctccggtagtagctttctatcttattcgttacctcctagatcgtagtttatactaggtaatctgtcgtctttgccgcgtattaaattcttattccccggatatactagccgattagtagtgttcctatctctatttctaccgtacttgttaacgttgtcttatatacgcctagtatcctacgtaggttgcctacctatgtcctgtttagggtttgctctatccgtttcgggatcggtttgcctacgcctcctactccctaaatctatgccccgtataacatagctagtctaacaatcgccttatatattactcttaccttgtcgaatgttactccctatatagacgccgtgagcctctttatcgaggcttcgttaacttacgctcgactctaggctttcttaatctatatattctagcttagcttcgggtcgagctagatccctagtactcgtagctccgctaatagcttagtctcgtagccttagattcttaccgccgcctttatattatagtatgttctcgctttactaaagtatataagttagtactttttaggggtgaaccgggcactatacttctttacctactcctcgcatttcttatgcctatctttaaggaggcgacaattctcttctatcgagtctaactaggctaggatatttatgtcgtctacaaaccccgatactaaggtttacggagaggtgagtagggggattagatcagacataaatattagaaataggataggggagagagtagatccctaaggtattctagcctctacctttaccgggtcggacgtataccttcctaggactaggtatgtcgtccgttcctagagaaaggagtagacaaacgtcgttacctactaggggatacctttctactataggatatatattagcctttagtataagacgttatcgaaggctcctacgatgtcgagggatagtaaggacgccgctcggttcctaccgtagtactagagggtctgaatttgctccgtaattagctctattactattagtgtcgatcgctagcttcttccccctatctatgttactaggagtacgtagttgtcctcggctagctacgtaagtctctaggctactatcttttctaggaccttctctatcgtgtttagaagtgcgattagtctatacgacttaggctaagtatagtcctccttctatagcttacgtagcactactattatagactctctatacggcttcgggtaataccctagccgtaggcacgcggtaaataggtttataaggctcggcgcgatctcttctctatactcttttagtagtatgtttagtatcctgtctaggcctagggtttttcgtccttttagcttacttataactcctattactatattagagctaaccgcctaatctatgtctaggggttccgggtatatactcgggtcgatgtccgtaaggtctacctctacttacgtcgaaaagaaatagtcggctaatacttttgccttgccccggggcgtagcctaggcaatcccttcgcggtctataattagggggaagtgaggggtttgttactctttaggtagtcgtacctatttagtaagtctctatatctattccgggttttctataacgagcctaatcgtcgctctttagtcctatagcttatcgcgtcttatctataccttcttctcttatgtcgcgcgacagtattactcctacgtctcttaggtatactccttcgtctactatTGCCTtacccttctagcctcccttaccttcgtagagtatttaggggtctagaaggccttctactacgttaagggccggagtaacggcgtatattgttccgctacttactatataaccgaggtaatctgttccgctacttgatctagctaagctatcgtctcgagttctctatactatagtaggttcgctattaggaagcctcttatatcgtcctagcgtgccttcttctagttacggcgtagttcgcttactagctcctctatcgccttcacccctagcgtcaTTTAGATAGGaatatagtctaaggaggcttctagcgcgtagttcggtcggcattagactagtctctctttaaattctcgtaatagaaagtataggtcgatcgtacttatacttatacgggccttctacgtctctgttccctttagtattactaaggccattccgtagcgtatAGTTATGTCTAGTAGCTTTccccctagaaacgcgtacgggggagtgaattcgagtccctactataggtagtagaggttgaagtcgccgaggagtacttactttatatcttagcttagggtccgctctaggtaggcgagggttcctagttccctactcgtccgaccccgcggtagcgggttataaacgttatagatctagatagagCCTTATATCGTGTCGATCTAGATTAATGTTACGTCTCCTAGGTTaccctactacggtagtataaccttctacgacttaaggtctatagtcttacttacgtatatatatgtccttaggataacgcctcgtttacccgcgattacggtatagtattTCCGGTtattataagtagctaggagtcctacgtaggggtcgatctatagttcctataccgtaataacgtagtgccgtagcgggtctagctcttatagaaagtagcgctagaccttgtccctacttttgtttacgttatactatacggtagtaatgtcgtcgtatagtattattcgttatccgtaaggtctatttctgtactaacctactatatctcctaagcctatatctcgctatccggctagccctagggccgTAGCCTCTTAATATAGTTTGTTTTACGCCGATAAAGCTAAAGTACTTATAACGCGTACAGGACTTAGCGCGTTAGTACGtcttctatattaataaagAAACCTTCCTTCCGGCGTTTAAAGACGCGTTTTTCGACGTGTTTACCGCGTAAAACTATAAAAAGGTCTTTAAGGCTATAGTGTTAGTTCCTATAAACGCGTAAGTAGTACTTAATTGCCTTAATATACGCCTATAAACCCCGCTAGGACTACCCCCGCCTTAGACAACATTATAGTAGTCTTAAAATCCGAGTAATTCGAAGGAGTTCACGTCGTAATCTAAGCTTATATACGACGCTATACTAAGCAACTCCAAAATAGCTTATAATAGCTTCTCTTAGCTTATAAAAGGCGGGGAAGTAATACTATAAGAGAATACGCTTCTTAGAGCTCGTAACTCTAAGCTTAAACGACAAGTTAAGACTCTTATAAAGCGCCGATCTTATAAACGAAAGCGTCTCTAGTACAGCGGGGTCTTAGAGTATAGAGTTGGCTCGTTATAGGTAGTTATCGAGTCGTTAAAGGCTATAGAATAGTTAAAGAAGAGTcgtaggttatagggtataaaAGAGGGCTAGCTAAGTAGACGGCGGTATAGTAACTACGGTCGGACTAGCTATAACGTATGAACGTACTAGGAAGATAAAGAGAACAATTCTGAATCGGATAAGAGTATTAAGTTCACTAGTTCTCTATTTAATAGTAGTGAAAACGATCAATAAAGAATGCGAGTTAGTCGTGCCAAGACAAAATTCCTAGCTCACTAGTGTTCTCAGCTCACTGGTGCTTTACGTTATCTTATTTTCTGATTTTTTTTTAGAAAACTCGCGATTCAGCGGACCGGGAAAGCCGAGTGCACCAGGTGTTTATGCTAGCGTTCTAACATGTGCTTAGCTCTGTTCTGCCATTGGGCGTGACGCGGATCGAAGCTTTTCACAAAGTCAATGGTCAATGTATGCCAATGGCGACATCGTAGAAGTGGTCCAGTCTACCGACAGACATTGATCACATGCTACACTGTAAATGTCAGCAGTCCTGCCTGGGTGAAGCGTGAAGCAAGCACGTCCAGAGTGGAAACCAGCCGCAGATAGACAGTGTCGATGCCCGCAGAGTATAGGCGAGTTGCTATTCACCAAACCACCTCCAGCTGTTCGCCAAACTCTGCCCCACATTTGGCCGACTTCCCTCGTAGGATGCTGCTTTGCGCCTTGAAAACCCCCTAGTGTCTTTGTTCTCCGCGCACTCGAGCTGGCAACGAGTGGGGCCCTCTCCGAGGCGCAACGGCGACGTGCAAGACATCCGTTATGTGAGTTAGTTTGGTGAATAGGCTATAGCTATGTACCCGTGGTTTGGTGCAGAGCAAGTGGCGAGTACAGATGTGGTCGTAAAGCTTGGTCTCCTTGGCGGCCAGAGCGAAGGATCACTTCGAAACGGCAGAATAGCGTACCGCTGCGCTCGTGTGGGAACCAATCATGATGCGGTCGAGCTGATCAGGCCCTGCGCCTCAGCAGAGCAATGCTTCTCCAGAGTGATCGATCTTCGTAATGCTGTGTTCCTGGCAGCTCCATCCGCCCAGGCATGAACTTGAACTTCTCGTGCCTTGAAGTCATTCTGCTGCAAGAAATAGAAGCACTGTTGCCCTTCGCTGCATCTTCATTATCACGAGCTTGTGCGCCGGAGGAGTCGTGAAGACCATACGGCCGCCTAAGCTGTCGCTTGGTTCCGCGCGGTGCCATCTCCTGGGAGCGTTATGTCATGGCCCATAATGGCATCCATCGTATACTCCCGACTTCTCCGGATTCCGGAGAGTGAGGGTGAGGGTGAGTCGCGCAGGTTCTGCAGACCGAGAGAAGGGCTTTCTCTCGTTTTGCTGGCCTCAGAGGCAACGTCAAGTCTTGGGGTATATCGTTGTAGATCCGGTTGGCACATGCTGAAGTGCTTTGACTACGCATCTACTCTGATGGAAATGGCTGTGATCCATGACTGCTGGAATAATGCGTCGTGTGATCAGAAAGGTGCGCGAAACCTTGGAAGTGGCGTCAGAACCATCGTTGCCCAGAAACATGGCTGGCACTCGAAACATCCATGTTGGCGACGACCCACGAACGATTTGATCAATCGAGTCAAGGACAGAGACTTGAGAAGCAGTCCGGTTGTAACGCATTGTTTGGCGGAAATATCTATCTCTATACTACATTACGTGCAATCAAAATCCTCATGCATCGGCCGTGTCGTATCGGCATAAAATTGGCCGGTACAGATACAACTCTCCTGTACATTATATCTCATCCATTCTCGAGCCCAAATCGCTCCATAATCATTACTATCCACTATCATGTGGCAATACATGCTTAGAAAAGCATAGCGGCAACGGCAGCGGCGGCAACTGGGAAACCAGTGGCCATGACCTGCGCAGCAGCGCCAGTGTACTGGACGACAGAGCTGGATGGGTAGCTAGCTGGGCGTGTGGCCGATGGGGCGGATGGAGATGGGGTAGTGCCAGCTGGGTAGGTTGGTGCAACTGGCGAGCTCTTATCGAGAGTGGTGCCTGGAGTGTTGACTGGTGGTGGCTGCTCGTAGGTCGGAGCCTTTGGTGGCTGCGATGGGACCGCGACTGGAACGGTGGTCTGTGGTCCGTAGGTTGGAGCCTTTGGTGGCTGCGATGGGACCACGACTGGAACGGTGGTCTTTGGTCCGTAGGTTGGAGCCTTTGGTGGCTGCGATGGGACCACGACTGGAACGGTGGTCTTCGGACCCTCAACGGGTTTGGTAACTGTGCAACCTCCTGGGCATGGGAGTGTGAGGGTAGTTGGCTTGGTGACAGTGTAGGTCGACTGCTTGTGGGTGAAGACCGTGCTGCTAGGGCAGAATGTCGTCAAGCTAGTAACCACGGTAGTCTCGGTCTTTGGTGGGACCGGGATGTGGACGGTGGTGTTTGGGTAGAACGAAGGAGCGTAGGTTGGGACGCTGTAGACTGGCTTGGTTGGGTGCTCCACAGGCTTGGTGATGACGCATCCACTATTGCATGGGAGGGTCAAGGTCGTAGCGGTCGTCACAGTGTAAGTCTTCTGCTCATGAGTGAAGGTAGTTGGCGTCGGGCAGATCGTCTGCAATCAAGTCAGCGGCGGTAAAAGAGGGCTGCGAGGAAAATAAACTTACAGTCAACGAAGTGACAACAGCGGTAGTGTAAACATCTGGCTGCGAGTACTTTGGAGTGACAGTGTTGGTGCCGTTGTTCGCGAATGGGTTGTAACCCAAGCATCCAGCGTACTGCGAAGCACAGTAGGCGAAGTTGGCATCTGGAGAGCCACGGCACACGTTGTACTTGGCGTAGCAGTTCTTCTCGTTACCGTAGCCAGTTGGGGTGGCGGAGGTAGCTGGGTGAGTGGCGGTTGGGTAAACGAGGGAGAGGGTGCCCTGAGTGGAGATGCAAGAGGCGCCGTTGCCGTAGTCGTGGGCCGGGTTGCAAGCGTAAGTCTGCGATGGGTAGGCTGGAGCAGTGGAGCTGGCGGTGCTCAAGAGTGGGCATCCGTCAATGTACTCGCACTTCTGACCAGCTGGGTACTCGTGCGCTGGGTTGCACGAGTAGCGGTGCTTGCTGTCGTAGGTACCTGGTGCAGCGCATGATGTAGTTGGGTAGGCTGGAGCGGTAGAGCTGGCGGTTGGGTGGACTGGAGCAGTGGAGCTGGCGGTGCTCAAGAGTGGGCATCCGTCAATGTACTCGCACTTCTGACCAGCTGGGTACTCGTGCGCTGGGTTGCACGAGTAGCGGTGCTTGCTGTCGTAGGTGCCTGGTGCTGCGCATGATGTAGTTGGGTAAGCTGGAGCAGTGGAGCTAGCGGTGCTCAAGAGTGGGCATCCATCAATGTATACACACTTCTGACCAGCTGGATACTCGTGGGCTGGGTTGCAGCTGTAGCGGTGCTTGCTGTCGTATGTGCCCGGTGCTGCGCACGATGGCGTGGCGTAGGCTGGAGCAGTGCTGGTGGTGGTTGGGTAGTAGGCTGGAGCAGAAGAGCTGGCGGTGCTCAGGAGTGGGCAGCCGTCGATGTATACACACTTCTGACCGGCTGGGTACTCGTGTGCTGGGTTGCAGCTGTAGCGGTGCTGGCTGTCGTAAGTGCCAGGTGCGGCGCATGAAGGGGTGGCGTATGCCTTGCCAGTGCTGGTGGTGGTTGGGTAAACCAGAGAGAGAGTGCCCTGGGTTGAGATGCAAGAAGCACCGTTGCCGTAATCGTGAGCTGGATTGCAAGCATAGGTAGCGCTGCTCGATGAAGAGCTGCCGCCATAGTATGGTGGAGCTACCAGGCTCGACGACGAGCTGGAAGAGCTGCCGCCGTAGGAGGGAGGAGC
This genomic window from Fulvia fulva chromosome 4, complete sequence contains:
- a CDS encoding Vacuole-localized protein 4 encodes the protein MKSTPLSLTAFATLAFGQEAYQYGQPQPPKYGDHTTSVASTTSVPAPPSYGGSSSSSSSSLVAPPYYGGSSSSSSATYACNPAHDYGNGASCISTQGTLSLVYPTTTSTGKAYATPSCAAPGTYDSQHRYSCNPAHEYPAGQKCVYIDGCPLLSTASSSAPAYYPTTTSTAPAYATPSCAAPGTYDSKHRYSCNPAHEYPAGQKCVYIDGCPLLSTASSTAPAYPTTSCAAPGTYDSKHRYSCNPAHEYPAGQKCEYIDGCPLLSTASSTAPVHPTASSTAPAYPTTSCAAPGTYDSKHRYSCNPAHEYPAGQKCEYIDGCPLLSTASSTAPAYPSQTYACNPAHDYGNGASCISTQGTLSLVYPTATHPATSATPTGYGNEKNCYAKYNVCRGSPDANFAYCASQYAGCLGYNPFANNGTNTVTPKYSQPDVYTTAVVTSLTTICPTPTTFTHEQKTYTVTTATTLTLPCNSGCVITKPVEHPTKPVYSVPTYAPSFYPNTTVHIPVPPKTETTVVTSLTTFCPSSTVFTHKQSTYTVTKPTTLTLPCPGGCTVTKPVEGPKTTVPVVVPSQPPKAPTYGPKTTVPVVVPSQPPKAPTYGPQTTVPVAVPSQPPKAPTYEQPPPVNTPGTTLDKSSPVAPTYPAGTTPSPSAPSATRPASYPSSSVVQYTGAAAQVMATGFPVAAAAVAAMLF